From Coturnix japonica isolate 7356 chromosome 1, Coturnix japonica 2.1, whole genome shotgun sequence, the proteins below share one genomic window:
- the LDHB gene encoding L-lactate dehydrogenase B chain, producing MRIERRSHRLPLTLCPPRGCGEGVRALSPARPFRCGAQISRAPPQSRHCSRFSFLRTEPDDMATLKEKLITPVGAESKVPNNKITVVGVGQVGLASAISILCKGLCDELALVDVVEDKLKGEMMDLQHGSLFLQTHKIVADKDYAVTANSKIVIVTAGVRQQEGESRLNLVQRNVNVFKFIIPQVVKYSPNCIILVVSNPVDILTYVTWKLSGLPKNRVIGSGCNLDSARFRYLMAERLGIHPSSCHGWVLGEHGDSSVAVWSGVNVAGVSLQELNPAMGTDKDSENWKQVHKQVVDSAYEVIKLKGYTNWAIGLSVADLCETILKNMCRVHPVSTMVKGMYGIENDVFLSLPCVLGASGLTSVINQKLKDDEVAQLKKSADTLWNIQKDIKDL from the exons ATGCGGATTGAACGGCGCAGCCACCGCCTCCCATTGACGCTGTGCCCGCCCCGAGGGTGCGGTGAGGGGGTTCGTGCACTCAGCCCAGCCCGCCCCTTCCGCTGCGGAGCGCAGATTTCCCGAGCCCCGCCACAGTCCCGGCACTGTTCCCGATTCTCCTTTCTCCGCACCGAACCG GACGACATGGCGACCCTGAAGGAGAAGCTCATCACCCCCGTGGGCGCGGAGAGCAAGGTTCCCAACAACAAGATCACCGTGGTGGGGGTCGGGCAGGTGGGATTGGCGTCTGCCATCAGCATCCTCTGCAAG GGTCTGTGTGATGAGCTTGCTTTGGTTGATGTTGTGGAAGacaaactgaaaggagaaatgatgGATCTACAGCATGGGAGCTTGTTCCTTCAGACGCACAAGATTGTGGCGGACAAAG ATTATGCTGTCACAGCCAACTCCAAGATTGTGATAGTAACTGCAGGTGTTCGTCAGCAAGAGGGGGAGAGTCGTCTCAATCTGGTTCAGAGGAATGTGAACGTCTTCAAATTCATCATTCCTCAGGTTGTGAAATACAGCCCCAATTGCATCATCCTTGTGGTTTCCAACCCAG TGGATATATTAACCTATGTCACATGGAAGCTGAGCGGCCTGCCAAAGAACCGTGTGATTGGAAGTGGCTGCAATCTAGACTCAGCTAGATTCCGCTACCTGATGGCTGAGAGACTTGGTATCCACCCAAGCAGCTGCCACGGCTGGGTTTTAGGAGAACATGGTGATTCTAGCG TGGCTGTTTGGAGTGGAGTTAATGTGGCAGGTGTTTCTCTTCAGGAGCTGAATCCTGCCATGGGAACTGACAAAGACAGCGAGAACTGGAAGCAAGTCCACAAGCAGGTTGTTGATAG TGCCTATGAGGTCATCAAACTCAAGGGGTATACAAACTGGGCCATTGGCCTTAGTGTTGCTGACCTTTGTGAGACAATTCTGAAAAACATGTGCCGAGTTCATCCTGTGTCAACAATGGTAAAG GGCATGTATGGCATTGAGAATGATGTCTTCCTGAGCCTGCCTTGTGTCCTGGGTGCCTCTGGACTGACAAGTGTCATCAACCAAAAGCTGAAGGATGATGAAGTGGCTCAACTGAAGAAGAGTGCAGACACATTGTGGAACATCCAGAAAGATATTAAAGATCTGTAA